One region of Eupeodes corollae chromosome 1, idEupCoro1.1, whole genome shotgun sequence genomic DNA includes:
- the LOC129953711 gene encoding piggyBac transposable element-derived protein 4-like — MISTDFTPLKIFDAVAKFDRLLDEIIIPESERYALQNGRPFALTSAEAKAFLGMNYVMGYHILPTFRSYWSSDPDMGVPFIANVMPLNRFEEIRRNLHFSDNTNEPFRSQSSYDRAYKIRPVLDHFNDSFQNAMTNTKTQAIDEHMIKFKGHNIMKQYVKNKPVKWGFKMWCRCDPRTGYLFQFDLYTGKKQGVAEIGLGESVVLQLCNDLQNLGCEIYFDNFFNSPNLQHKLANMNIRSCGTVRSNRKNIPKNLPADKMMKRGQIYATSSQGISFIKWMDNKAVFMLTNFLSPITTTTVKRRMHGSGEKINVTCPDVVVKYNKNMGGVDLMDQRKVCYEVDRKAKIKYYLRLFFDLLDIAMNNAYIIYSKLHDDKLVEGTLLSCLEFRQVISRSLIADFSSRQRTLPSTVMTNKRIGNLQKRGTPSHIMVKTNIRKRCVQCAKSRVENRTNNTCSTCIVQFCFTSERNCFQDYH; from the coding sequence ATGATTTCAACTGATTTTACTCCCTTGAAGATTTTCGATGCAGTGGCAAAGTTTGATCGATTACTTGATGAAATTATTATACCTGAATCGGAACGATACGCATTGCAAAATGGAAGACCTTTCGCTCTCACTAGTGCAGAGGCGAAGGCCTTTCTGGGGATGAACTACGTGATGGGATATCACATCTTGCCTACATTCCGCAGCTATTGGTCGTCAGATCCTGATATGGGAGTTCCTTTCATTGCAAACGTAATGCCACTCAACCGTTTCGAAGAAATACGAAGGAACCTACATTTCAGTGACAATACAAATGAACCATTTAGAAGTCAATCTTCATATGATAGAGCATATAAGATACGCCCAGTGTTAGATCATTTCAACGACAGTTTTCAAAACGCTATGACAAACACAAAAACTCAAGCAATAGATGAGCATATGATTAAGTTCAAAGGTCACAATATTATGAAAcaatatgtcaaaaataaacCAGTAAAATGGGGATTTAAAATGTGGTGCAGATGTGATCCAAGGACTGGCTATCTATTTCAGTTTGACCTGTATACTGGGAAAAAACAAGGTGTTGCTGAAATTGGATTAGGAGAATCAGTGGTCTTACAACTTTGCAACGACCTTCAAAATTTGGgttgtgaaatatattttgacaacttttttaattctcCAAATCTGCAACATAAACTGGCAAACATGAACATAAGATCTTGTGGAACAGTTCGTTCAAATAGAAAGAATATTCCGAAAAATTTGCCTGCCgataaaatgatgaaaagaGGGCAAATATATGCAACTAGCTCACAAGGGATTTCCTTCATAAAATGGATGGACAATAAAGCCGTTTTTATGTTGACAAATTTCTTGTCCCCAATTACCACTACTACGGTGAAAAGAAGAATGCACGGAAGTGGTgagaaaataaatgtcacatGTCCCGACGTTGtagtaaaatataataagaacaTGGGAGGCGTTGATTTGATGGACCAAAGGAAAGTTTGCTATGAAGTTGATAGAAAAGCGAAAATCAAATATTATCTCAGACTATTCTTTGATTTGCTCGACATTGCAATGAACAACGCCTATATAATATACAGCAAATTGCATGATGACAAACTAGTTGAAGGAACATTGCTTTCGTGCCTAGAATTTCGACAAGTTATAAGTCGTTCCCTCATTGCTGATTTCTCGTCTCGTCAGAGAACACTACCATCTACAGTTATGACGAATAAAAGAATTGGTAACTTACAAAAAAGGGGAACGCCATCTCATATTAtggtaaaaacaaatataaggaAGAGGTGTGTACAATGTGCCAAATCTCGTGTTGAAAATCGCACTAACAATACTTGTTCAACATGCATCGTACAATTTTGTTTCACATCGGAAAGAAATTGTTTCCAAGATTatcattaa